One region of Xyrauchen texanus isolate HMW12.3.18 chromosome 11, RBS_HiC_50CHRs, whole genome shotgun sequence genomic DNA includes:
- the LOC127651214 gene encoding calnexin-like produces MKLRWDWTCLLLLSISIITWAQVEELDDDEEAQVEDGDVDMEMDSSENTEADDNVSFQVTYKTPVPTGEVFFTETFDDGSLNRWQVSKTMKEDADEDIAKYDGKWEVEPLKENKVPGDLGLVLKSRAKHHAIAALLNQPFVFKDKPLIVQYEVNFQDGIDCGGAYIKLLSDSKDLDLEQFNDRTAYSIMFGPDKCGEDYKLHFIFKHKSPLNGDTEEKHAKRPDVDLKKIYTDKKTHLYTLVLNPDNSYEIFVDQSSVSRGSLLTDVIPPVNPPKEIDDPKDSKPEDWDERAKIPDPEAVKPEDWDEDTPAKVPDPDVVKPDGWLDDEPEFVSDPAAEKPDDWDEEMDGEWEAPQVPNPVCTTAPGCGEWKPPMVNNPQYKGKWKAPLIDNTNYQGVWSPRKIPNPDYFEDLHPFRMASFRAVGLELWSMTSDIYFDNFIITAEKEVADRWAADSWGLKKLVASANEPGVLSQLVLAAEERPWLWVVYILTVGLPVGLVVLFCWPKKSDDDLVYKKMDQPKAEPEEVTEEEEEEKGKDEEEEAKADAATEATGKDEMEKVDGEAGGDTEEDEEEEEEEASKPNDMLSEDEMKDAGKGNQSTGDEPKAVRKRRVRKD; encoded by the exons ATGAAGTTGAGGTGGGACTGGACGTGTCTCTTGTTATTATCCATCTCCATAATAACATGGGCCCAGGTCGAAGAGCTGGATGATGATGAAGAGGCTCAAGTGGAGGATGGAGATGTGGACATGGAGATGGACAGCAGCGAGAACACTGAAGCAGATGACAATGTGTCTTTTCAG GTAACATACAAAACCCCAGTCCCAACAGGAGAGGTCTTCTTCACTGAAACATTTGATGATGGTTCTTTGAACAG GTGGCAGGTGTCTAAAACAATGAAGGAGGATGCTGATGAAGATATTGCAAAATATGATG GTAAATGGGAGGTTGAGCCCCTAAAGGAAAACAAGGTTCCTGGTGATCTAGGCTTGGTGCTTAAATCTCGTGCTAAGCACCATGCAATCGCGGCTTTGCTTAACCAACCCTTCGTCTTTAAGGACAAGCCCCTCATTGtcca GTATGAGGTCAATTTTCAAGATGGAATTGACTGTGGTGGTGCTTACATCAAGCTACTGTCGGATTCAAAGGATTTGGACCTG GAGCAGTTTAATGACCGGACAGCGTACAGCATAATGTTTGGACCGGACAAATGTGGAGAGGACTACAAACTGCACTTCATCTTCAAGCATAAAAGCCCCCTCAATGGAGATACGGAAGAAAAACATGCTAAGCGACCTGACGTTGATCTGAAGAAGATCTACACCGATAAGAAGACTCACCTCTATACACTTG TGTTAAATCCAGATAATAGCTATGAGATCTTTGTAGACCAGTCCAGTGTTAGCAGGGGAAGTCTGTTGACAGATGTCATTCCCCCTGTGAACCCGCCTAAAGAGATTGACGATCCCAAAGACTCCAAGCCAGAGGACTGGGACGAGAGAGCTAAAATCCCTGACCCAGAAGCAGTCAAACCTGAAGACTG GGATGAGGATACCCCAGCTAAAGTGCCTGATCCTGATGTAGTGAAGCCTGATGGGTGGCTAGACGATGAGCCAGAGTTTGTGTCTGATCCAGCTGCTGAAAAGCCTGATGACTG GGATGAGGAAATGGATGGAGAATGGGAGGCTCCTCAGGTGCCAAACCCAGTCTGTACAACTGCTCCAGGCTGTGGTGAATGGAAACCGCCCATGGTCAATAATCCTCAATATAAGGGCAAATGGAAAGCTCCTCTCATAGACAACACCAACTACCAG GGTGTGTGGAGTCCACGGAAAATCCCAAACCCTGACTACTTTGAGGACCTTCACCCATTTAGGATGGCGTCATTCAGAGCTGTGGGTCTGGAGCTGTGGTCTATGACCTCGGACATTTACTTTGACAATTTCATTATAACAGCAGAGAAGGAGGTGGCAGACCGCTGGGCTGCAGACAGCTGGGGACTCAAAAAACTAGTGGCCAGTGCTAATGAG CCTGGAGTGTTGAGTCAGTTGGTGCTGGCTGCAGAAGAGAGGCCCTGGCTGTGGGTGGTTTATATCCTGACTGTTGGTCTGCCTGTCGGACTGGTTGTGCTTTTCTGCTGGCCTAAG aagTCAGATGACGACTTAGTATACAAGAAAATGGACCAACCCAAAGCTGAACCAGAGGAGGTaacagaggaagaagaggaggagaaaggaaaggatgaagaagaagaagcaaAAGCAGATGCAGCTACTGAAGCTACTG ggAAGGATGAGATGGAGAAGGTGGATGGAGAAGCTGGAGGAGATACagaagaggatgaggaagaggaggaggaggaagccAGTAAGCCAAATGACATGCTTTCAGAGGACGAA ATGAAGGATGCTGGTAAAGGAAACCAAAGCACAGGAGATGAACCTAAAGCTGTGAGAAAGAGGAGAGTACGGAAGGACTGA
- the LOC127651216 gene encoding short coiled-coil protein B isoform X1: MEVDVDEDDGTFINISLADDSAEGEQTAHRYIPLDQCSTMNCDIDGDMENQVEQEEKTRLINQVLELQHTLEDLSARVDAVKEENLKLKSENQVLGQYIENLMSASSVFQTTDTKSKRK, from the exons ATGGAGGTTGACGTGGATGAAGATGACGGGACTTTTATTAACATCTCACTGGCTGATGATTCAG CTGAAGGGGAACAGACAGCCCATCGTTACATACCATTGGACCAGTGTAGCACCATGAACTGTGACATTGATG GAGATATGGAGAATCAAGTTGAACAAGAAGAGAAGACGAGACTCATAAACCAAGTGCTGGAGCTTCAGCACACACTTGAGG ATCTTTCTGCACGTGTGGATGCGGTGAAGGAAGAGAACCTTAAGCTCAAATCGGAGAATCAGGTTCTTGGGCAATACATCGAGAACCTTATGTCTGCCTCCAGTGTTTTCCAGACCACCGACACCAAAAGCAAACGGAAATAA
- the LOC127651216 gene encoding short coiled-coil protein A isoform X2, producing MNCDIDGDMENQVEQEEKTRLINQVLELQHTLEDLSARVDAVKEENLKLKSENQVLGQYIENLMSASSVFQTTDTKSKRK from the exons ATGAACTGTGACATTGATG GAGATATGGAGAATCAAGTTGAACAAGAAGAGAAGACGAGACTCATAAACCAAGTGCTGGAGCTTCAGCACACACTTGAGG ATCTTTCTGCACGTGTGGATGCGGTGAAGGAAGAGAACCTTAAGCTCAAATCGGAGAATCAGGTTCTTGGGCAATACATCGAGAACCTTATGTCTGCCTCCAGTGTTTTCCAGACCACCGACACCAAAAGCAAACGGAAATAA